The DNA region TTGTCTAAGGCTATAAAGGTCAATCTGAAAGCCAATTAGGGATCCACTGTGTTCCATAAAAGTGTTTCACACTCATGTTTGGCTTTCAAGAAGTGATATGCCTACTAAAGCTGTTATTTTGAGTATATGCATCTCAGAAGTAATTTTGAAAACAGAGCCAAAGAGCAGTTTTTCTTACCTTGCGGAGCAGAACGTAACTAATATTTCTCATTCATAATTTGAATCCAAAAAAGTTATGCAGTATGACATCTACCCTGAAGGAGCCATTTTaagcaaaagacaaaatgaaaaaattcactCATTGGAAAAACTGCATAGCTGGTTTTTTCCCAATGAAATGATTACAGAATTAACAAAGCCAGAACATCTTCAGAAGGCATGCATTTCACttccagtttagagaagaacctCAAGTCAATAAATCATGTCCAAActacatattaaaatgtttttataaaaagtaagttttaacatttatttctagcTTTCCACATCTGTGTGCAGACAAGGAGTAAGATTGCACATAAGTGTAAGCAgtgcaaaaatgtggaagtggaagATTCACAGATGTGCCAGAACTTTAATAAAGCAGTGGACAAAATCAAAATAACCAGGAAACATGTAAAACTATGGGATCAGAATTAGGAAAGGTGAAGAATGGTAATGCCCTTGTTACTACAGAAGTTAAATTAGTGGCACAGATAGCACTtgtcaaacaaaaaacaatccaaTAGCATTgacttttattcattcatgttaAGTCACCTGAAATGATATCTGTTGCATTTAAATGCTCATTAATGTAAATGGCTGAACAAATCCATTTCAATGGATGCTCAATATCCCACATAGATAAGTCACTTCAACACAGCCTCATGACAACTCCCACACCAAAACAGTActttattttgcaaattttgACCCATTATTACTCCCATGTTTTTTTTTCAGCTGTCAAGTGTACAAGGTGAAGagaaatttcagttagacaggggCTGCAcctggaaaataaatttcttaaactCCATAAACACATTTCAAAACTGCTGGGTCCCAGAAGTCCATCTATGAACTCTAGGGCTGCCAGTATCATGTGCAGCACATTAAAGCTACACTATCCAAATAGCTTATTAATTCTGCATAAATCAGGTCAAGCAATGTGTCAACCTGTAACAGACTGTGCACTTTAACTGAACATGGCAAAATATCCACTCTTTCGAACTTTACATCATCATTTGATGTCAAACAATGAAGCAAATCCCAACAGTATATACAAAAAACAGCTTTGCATTTACAAAAGATTGTTTCCCATACTGATTAATCCAGGCAGCTAACTCATTGGTTTATGCAactttattgaagaaaaataaatcaattactAGCAGAGCTATTAGTTGATCACTCGTCCATTGACAACTTGCATCATTTATTCAGTGCTATATTAAACAGTGTATTGGAAGATAGATTAACTAATAGCTCCAAGCCTCCtaacaatttaaatgaaaattacaaaatgtttgAGACCCTATTTTGGAATACAAAGGGTGTTTGACTTCCAATTTCCATTCTCTGTAGAACAAGAACAGGTCATTCCTTTATTGACATGCATAAAATACATCACATTTTCTGTTCTGCCGATGCTATAAATTCAATACCAATTCTCCAGCCACATCAGTTATGAGCATAAAGTATATCATGTAACCTCAAATCTCTAACAGTGGAAGGCTTAAACAAGAATGGATGCTGCTAGAATAATGCTGTATCCTTTGATGTGACAACTGAGCATCCATCTCCCTCCCCCTCAGATGATTTCTTCAGCATGTTAGAGCAGTGAGGAATGGTTTTAGTCTCATAACCAAGTTAGAGTGAAGACATTGGCCACATAATACAcatgctccattttttttttttttttttaattctgagtCTTGGGCAACTGTTCTCTTGTAACTACTTTACAGTTTCTAAAAGCAGTTATTGTCCAAAGCTGGAAGAACTTAAGTCTTCTCAGATGAGCATGTGAATGAATGGAGGGaggtaaacaaaaaataaaattaaaaaagatgagGTCTGACAGGGGAGCAGCCGGATAAGAAAATCAAAAAAGGAACAGTAATTTAAAGTTTATTCCAGCTATAATGCAGGTTATTCTGACTTTAAGGTAGCATCACATGGCATACTTCTGAGTCCATTCCCGAGATATTCTGTTGTACCTgtaaataaagatgttatttttaaaagttaaaataaagtgaaagaatTCCTAATACTTTAAATGGAAAGATTTCCCTTTTATCATCTCCAGACTCATCATGAAGTCATTTCTAATGACTATGATTAGAATAAAAGCCAACAAGGGAGAAATAGCATTGGTACTCAAAGCAACGTGGGAAATGAGAGCCTGATGCTCTGAAAGCagtattttaatacaattaaGAAAGCAACACTGAAAATTGGGAGGCTGACAAAAATCAAAAGACCCTTTCTCTCTACCACCCAGCTCATGCTCtaattttaacatgaaaaaatttTTACAGTTCATTATGGACAAATGTTAAAATAGTATACACATTGTATCTATCCACAGAAATTTCCACCAAAGCCAGAACCAGGCTTTTAGTAAAACAATTTTATCTGAATCCTGGAGTTTGGGAAATTACTTTGTCCTGGATATTATAAGAAGAAATGGCTTTGAAACTTAGGTAGAGGCAGAAGGGGAAGATGACACTGGGCAGAATGACAAAGGGCAGTAATTTCCAAAAGGGGTGTGTGAGTGGCTGTACTCATCAGAATCACGTGTTACTTTTAATAAGTGTGGTAACTGAGGCTAATAAGCACCACCAAGACCTGTTGAGTACAACAAGGGCATCTTTGTTTAAAAAGATCAACAGGTAATTCACACACAAGCAAAGTTATTACTCAGGAAGACTACTAAACATTGATAAAAATAGTATCAGCTTCCCACTGGATTATATTCATGCCACAGACTACTTACCCCAACAAAAAATAGTGATAACCTTaagaaatgaatatatacatatatatatatatgcacaggaaaaattttatatttatagtttaaatattaACTAGCTTTATTTCAAACCAAGAACCAAAATGGTACAAAAACTttcctaaacttttaaaaaagttatctaCCAATTCATTGTCATCTCCTAAGGATACTCTCTCAAAAAGCCAGCAGTTTAAAACAAAGGCTTTATTTAGCATACAGGGAGCCTCCAGGGAGCCACAAAGTACAGTTGACGCTAATGCATGCTTGTCAGTAATGAACACTTAGTTTAGATGCTTAGGCTTGAAAGTGTTTTTCCCTTATATACCATCTCCTGGCAAAATTTGAACTAAACCACCACATTCTGTATAGGATTGGTACAAAGTCTTAAGCTAAAATTTAAACACCATGgtagtttgaaagaaaaagatactACATAAATTCCCATTTCTTACTAGTGCTATATAACTGCTTTGCCATGCAATACTTTCAAGCAATAACGACTACCAGATATTTACTTTCACGTTAAACAGAGATCAAGCAGTTAAATGTACAGTTTTCAGAAGACTACCACATCTGTTACCTTTTGTTAGTTAATACAGTGCCTTAACGCATGCAGCACTCAAGTGCTGGCAGTACCATGAATAAGCGCACCATAGAGTGCAGATCCTCTTACCCTACAACATAGCGTATTTCTCTGTCCACTCTCTTGCTAACCTATTGTACCTAATTGAACAAGTACACTTAGCATTAATTATAACATATGAAAGTTATAATGGTTAAGTTGAACATAAATATGattcaaatatttgagaaatttaGACCAAATGTTTACAACAGTACTAACATTTTTTGGAAAAACATGCTTGGGGTAAAGAAAAATTTGCTTTCTTCCCCAAAATTTGAGAATAAAGTGATACAGTAACAcgctaggaaaaaaacaaacaaaaaatacactttAGAGGGGAGCATTCACTGTCACATAAGCTAAAgcctagttttttttaaaaaacacatttcaataGCTTTCTGCATATTTTAACTATCATCTTACTAAATATCAAGTCTTCTTGGCATTGTCACAAGCAAAGTATAAGCCTAACTCATTAAGTAAAACCACttttataataacttttaaacataCTTACTTATCTCTGTCTGTTTTATAGATCCGTGCAATCTCTGGCACTAGGGGGTCATCTGGGTTTGGATCACATAGCAGTGAACAAATGGATAAAAGAactgcaagaaaacaaaaacgtCTGTTATCCAGTTTCAGGAGTTTGGATAAATAAATCTAAACTGTGTATTACAAACCTCAATCCTCAAAAGACTTATTAGTTTGTATCTCTATCTCAATGAGACATAGTTTTACAAAGATTTTGTTTCATAGACAAGCTCCTGGTAAGCAAGAAGTGCTAAAAACAAGGTTTTGTGGTATCAGATTCGCTAACTAGTCATAAAAATAGTTTAAGATAGGCAACTGATgccatatttatatatatattttaaataggcaTAAATGATATTAGAACTTAGGGAGTTTCTTGGTACtctgtgtgggtgggtgggggggacTTTAGCAAGAATATGCAGGTAATACTCATGCCATATTCACAGCTGTTAAGCATGACGAAAAATCCATTCTTTGCCATTGTCTTGGGAATTTCTGAGAAAAACCTTCAAGTACTCCACTAAATATTTTGTCTCCTTGAACTTGTAAGCAAGAATCCATATTCCCAAGAATACTAGTTAAATACAACAATGCCAAAATTTCTTTAGTACTAAATGAGTCACCAGCTCTAGTTCTTACCTTAACCAGTTCAACATCCTGATGTATAAGATGTCAAGCATGAAGGAATATAGACTGCATTCACTTTGAGTGCCTGTTATGTGCCAGTCACCATATATGGTGCTGTTATAAAATGTTAAGATATAAATGCTTGAAATGGTtctgaccaattttttttttaaaagcaatagtATAAAAAAGACAACACTGtcacataaatatttactgactatAGCAAATTTAATTTCAAACCCAAATACAgcagaacaaatataaaattacctaACATAGGAGACTTGGCTATACAATAACTCACAGAAAAAAGGTAGCTTCAGTTGTGACTGACTGCTAGTTTAATAAGTTAGCAAAGTATGGCTGCCAAAAAAGCAAGTTGTTTTAATGACAAAACAATACCAATTCAATCTGCCCTTACAGAAACAGTTTTCAGTGTTACGGTACATTTCCAGCAGCAGAAAAACTTGGAAGCTAATATTCAGGTATGGAACATGGTTTGAAAAGAAATTGGAAAGTATCCAGGAGGGTGAAAAACAggtctaaaattttattttattttttttttgagacggagtctcactctgtcgcccaggctggagtgcagtggcacgatctcagctcactgcaagctccgcctcctgggttcacgctattctcctgcctcagcctcccgagtagctgggactgcaggcgcccgccactacgcccggctaattttttgtattttcagtagagacgaggtttcagcgtgttagccaggatggtctcgatctactgacctcgtgatccgcccgcctcagcctcccaaagtactgggattacaggcgtaagccactgagcccggctaaaattttaaaaccacttgAATTATGGCAGCATCTACccaagttgtttctttttctcccttaaatGATTCTACTCAAtaaagtttgggaaatgctgctgCTACAGAGTAGTCCCTCCATGAGATTCAAGTGCAGTATATAAGCAGATGAAACTTTTATACAATGCTTTGCCTTTTGAAAAAGCTATTTTTTACTTACTGAActcataaaatcataaaacaattAATGGTGAAATACTATTGATTATTATAACTCCACCTAGGATATTCATGCAGAGACTGGACAGCCTGTTACATATAACATAACAGATGCCTATTAAAAGCAGGAGACGAGAATTGATCTACAGATCTAAGATTATACAACTTTAGATTGTCATTAGGTAGAAATAACCTGTCATGGTTACATAACACATGACTAAAGATTTGTGTAAAAATTAACCCAGGAAAGCAAAATCAGAATTTTCCTAGAGTAGAAACCTCAGGATTCAAAAGCTCTATTAAGTTTAGGTATATTATACCATTCTTGGTAAAAAGGCAACAAGTTAGTGTGAGATGTCCATGTGGTTTGGGATTGAAAAATACAGAAgtcaattaaaacaaattttgctACTGTAAGATGAGATGAAGGTAACTCATTAGGCAAATAATGCCTACCCACCCCAATTTGAATTTTAACTTCTTACAAAGCATCTTTAATCACCACCACCTagaacaaaaatgataaaaatgacttTATTGCTTCCCCATCTCTTACCAAAAAgatgacataataaaaataatcagataaGTAGATCtaagaatgaaattttattagaaaatgagAACAATTTAAGACTATTTCACTAGAAGTATTTTTACCTTTAGAAATTGTTAAAGCAGGCGACCACTGTGATCTTAGAATATCGAGACAAATGCTGCCATTACTGTTAATATTTGGATGATAAATTCTTGTTGTAAATGCAACCTAGAACAaaaacttttaagtattttattcaaataaaaacaaacatcttttaaagcaaaacttaaaataatcaaGTCACAATGTTAAAAATGTC from Piliocolobus tephrosceles isolate RC106 chromosome 3, ASM277652v3, whole genome shotgun sequence includes:
- the UBE2D3 gene encoding ubiquitin-conjugating enzyme E2 D3 encodes the protein MALKRINKELSDLARDPPAQCSAGPVGDDMFHWQATIMGPNDSPYQGGVFFLTIHFPTDYPFKPPKVAFTTRIYHPNINSNGSICLDILRSQWSPALTISKVLLSICSLLCDPNPDDPLVPEIARIYKTDRDKYNRISREWTQKYAM